In Edaphobacter paludis, a single window of DNA contains:
- a CDS encoding FAD-binding protein, which yields MNKREFLKSTGAIITGTMLSRIAPAEQTAHSEAPAAAHRTNWSGNLQYHTDHLLQPTTVEETQQAVKSCTKLRALGARHSFNTIADSNFNQISVKALQNMSVDAKARTVTVGGGVTYGQLAPYIDAQGFAVHNLASLPHVSVAGACATATHGSGNKNGNLSTSVAAMEIVTADGNIVHISREKDGDQILGAAVALGGLGVVTATTLDVIPTFQMAQVVYENLSFDQLEHNLEAIFGSGYSVSLFTDWQKNRATQVWIKSRLAPGGKADMPAEFYGATLAKQKLHPITGASAVNCTEQQGIPGPWYERMPHFRMNFTPSSGNELQSEYFVPRHKGYAAIRAVEELRDHITPHLFVTEFRTIASDNIWMSTCHNRDSMTIHFTWKPDWPSVKKVLPLIEAKLAPFDARPHWAKMFTMQPSHIQHLYEKLPDYQAMLKHYDPNGKFRNDFLNTNLFGA from the coding sequence ATGAACAAGAGAGAATTCCTCAAGAGCACAGGCGCTATCATCACCGGAACCATGCTCTCCCGCATCGCTCCTGCAGAACAGACCGCGCATTCAGAGGCCCCTGCCGCCGCCCACCGCACCAACTGGTCTGGCAATCTCCAGTACCATACCGATCACCTGCTCCAGCCAACGACCGTCGAAGAGACGCAGCAGGCCGTAAAGAGCTGTACCAAGCTCAGAGCCCTCGGCGCACGCCACTCCTTCAACACCATCGCCGACAGCAACTTCAACCAGATCTCCGTCAAGGCGCTTCAGAATATGTCGGTCGACGCCAAGGCCCGCACCGTCACAGTCGGCGGCGGCGTCACCTATGGCCAGCTCGCTCCGTATATCGACGCGCAAGGCTTCGCTGTGCACAACCTCGCCTCGCTCCCCCACGTCTCCGTCGCCGGAGCCTGCGCGACCGCGACCCACGGCTCCGGCAACAAGAACGGCAACCTCTCCACCTCCGTCGCCGCCATGGAAATCGTCACCGCCGACGGCAACATCGTCCACATCTCCCGCGAAAAAGATGGCGACCAAATCCTCGGTGCGGCCGTCGCCCTCGGCGGCCTCGGCGTAGTCACCGCTACCACGCTCGACGTCATACCTACTTTCCAGATGGCGCAGGTCGTCTACGAAAATCTCTCCTTCGACCAGCTCGAACACAACCTCGAAGCCATCTTCGGCAGCGGCTACAGCGTCAGCCTTTTCACCGACTGGCAAAAAAATCGCGCCACCCAGGTCTGGATCAAGAGCCGCCTCGCTCCCGGTGGCAAGGCCGACATGCCCGCCGAGTTCTACGGCGCAACGCTGGCCAAGCAAAAACTCCACCCCATCACCGGAGCCTCCGCCGTCAACTGCACCGAGCAGCAAGGCATCCCCGGCCCGTGGTACGAGCGCATGCCGCACTTCCGCATGAACTTCACCCCCAGCAGCGGGAATGAGTTACAGTCCGAATACTTCGTCCCCCGGCACAAAGGCTACGCCGCCATCCGCGCCGTCGAAGAGCTTCGCGACCACATCACGCCGCATCTCTTCGTCACCGAGTTCCGCACCATCGCCTCCGACAACATATGGATGAGCACCTGCCACAACCGCGATTCCATGACCATCCACTTCACATGGAAGCCGGACTGGCCATCGGTCAAGAAAGTCCTTCCGCTCATCGAAGCCAAGCTCGCTCCCTTCGACGCCCGTCCGCACTGGGCCAAGATGTTCACCATGCAGCCCTCGCATATCCAGCATCTCTATGAAAAGCTGCCCGACTATCAGGCCATGCTCAAGCACTACGATCCCAACGGAAAATTCCGCAACGACTTTCTCAACACCAACCTCTTCGGAGCCTGA
- the polA gene encoding DNA polymerase I, with product MSEAKTEKTTAEKPPIYLLDSMAFIFRAYHAMQRQRPMSTRTGIPTAATYVFVNMINKLRKDFQPHYLAAVYDLSGPVFRDERAKEMKGVKKFNIKTQEFEVIDYAGYKANRTEMPQDLAQQLPFIRRALEAFRIPILSYEGFEADDVIGTLSCKLSALGHKVFVVSSDKDMMQLVNDGVSILNPTKDNLILDPAGVEAALGVPPERVVDVMALRGDAIDNIPGAPGIGDKGSVELIQQFGTVEAALDRADEVKRKTYRESLQNNRENILLSKELVTIHTGVPIDYSIEDMLTQPPDNAACRELFSELEFTTLLKDLAPATDNTPIAFNTKPTSEEIAALLTEARTIDQATGKPHGLAIAIFEDARAIAEETAAEPSEESNEPEPPPAENLTLFGTAEAATKPGALGPASASATSSDPACKLGLAVNSHTAIEVSLDAPGIKEALLDPALPKDVHDLKAIHRALQPHGITLAGIRNDVMLLSYLVNPTHGSHTLADVTARFTNRALAQVTKGVVSENLLAEAANAVQRLAPILRAEIETSKVTNVYDTIDLPLVPVLLRMEQAGVRIDPTVLNDMSNRLAIEIDNLAERIYAEAGTAMGSDSAYRFNINSPKQLGDVLFNKMLLPKPMKYGKGKVVSTAQDVLEELAEHHTTPALVLEYRQLAKLKNTYLDQLPNLADANGRIHTTFNQVGTATGRLSSTNPNLQNIPIRTAVGREIRAAFIAAPGNVLMSADYSQIELRLMAHFSQDPLLLDAYRTGKDIHTLTASEVFGIAPEKMDKETRNRAKAVNFGIVYGISPFGLSAQLGIDQKTAKQYIETYFERYAGVRRFIDETLETVRRDQAVRTHFGRVRPIPDIQSRNPNMRGFAERTAVNTPLQGTAADLIKLAMLRIDEALRDRKLKSQMTLQVHDELLFDVVPEEAEELQKLVKHEMEHVAEFTVPITAEVGIGQNWRDIK from the coding sequence CAAAGAGATGAAGGGCGTCAAGAAATTCAACATCAAAACGCAGGAGTTCGAAGTCATCGACTACGCGGGCTACAAGGCCAACCGCACCGAGATGCCGCAGGACCTCGCCCAGCAGCTTCCCTTCATCCGCCGCGCCCTCGAAGCCTTCCGCATCCCCATCCTCAGCTACGAGGGCTTCGAAGCCGACGACGTCATCGGCACCCTCTCCTGCAAGCTCTCCGCGCTAGGCCACAAGGTCTTCGTCGTGTCCTCCGACAAGGACATGATGCAGCTCGTCAACGACGGCGTCTCCATCCTCAACCCGACGAAGGACAACCTCATCCTCGACCCTGCCGGAGTCGAAGCCGCCCTCGGCGTCCCTCCCGAGCGCGTCGTCGACGTTATGGCCCTTCGCGGCGACGCCATCGACAACATCCCCGGAGCACCCGGCATCGGCGACAAAGGGTCCGTCGAACTCATCCAGCAGTTCGGCACCGTCGAAGCCGCGCTCGATCGAGCCGACGAGGTCAAGCGCAAAACGTATCGCGAATCGTTACAAAATAATCGCGAAAATATTCTCCTCTCCAAAGAGCTCGTCACCATCCACACCGGCGTCCCCATCGACTACAGCATCGAAGACATGCTCACCCAGCCGCCGGACAACGCCGCCTGCCGCGAACTCTTCTCCGAACTCGAGTTCACGACCCTCCTCAAAGATCTGGCTCCCGCCACCGACAACACGCCCATCGCCTTCAACACCAAACCCACGTCAGAAGAGATCGCTGCACTCCTCACCGAAGCCCGCACCATCGACCAGGCCACGGGAAAACCTCACGGTCTGGCCATCGCCATCTTCGAAGACGCCCGCGCCATCGCCGAAGAGACCGCCGCCGAACCCAGCGAAGAATCGAACGAACCCGAACCACCCCCCGCAGAAAATCTCACACTCTTCGGCACCGCCGAAGCAGCCACAAAACCGGGCGCCCTAGGCCCTGCTTCCGCCAGCGCCACATCATCCGACCCCGCCTGCAAATTGGGCCTCGCCGTCAATTCGCACACCGCCATCGAAGTCTCCCTCGACGCTCCCGGCATTAAGGAAGCCCTCCTCGACCCCGCTCTCCCCAAAGACGTCCACGACCTCAAAGCCATCCATCGCGCCTTACAGCCGCATGGCATCACGCTCGCCGGTATCCGCAACGACGTCATGCTCCTCAGCTATCTCGTCAACCCGACCCACGGATCGCATACGCTGGCCGATGTCACCGCCCGCTTTACCAACCGAGCACTCGCGCAGGTCACCAAAGGTGTCGTCTCCGAAAACCTGCTGGCTGAAGCCGCCAACGCAGTCCAGCGGCTCGCCCCCATCCTCCGCGCCGAGATTGAAACCTCGAAGGTTACAAATGTCTACGACACCATTGACCTCCCTCTCGTCCCCGTGCTCCTGCGCATGGAACAAGCTGGAGTCCGAATCGACCCCACCGTCCTCAACGACATGTCCAACCGGCTTGCTATCGAGATCGACAACCTCGCCGAACGCATCTACGCCGAAGCCGGTACCGCAATGGGCAGCGACTCCGCATACCGCTTCAACATCAACTCCCCCAAGCAGCTAGGCGACGTACTCTTCAACAAGATGCTTCTCCCCAAGCCGATGAAGTACGGTAAGGGCAAAGTAGTCTCCACCGCCCAGGACGTATTAGAAGAGCTGGCCGAACACCACACCACGCCAGCGCTCGTCCTCGAATACCGTCAACTGGCCAAGCTGAAAAACACCTACCTCGACCAGCTCCCCAATCTCGCCGATGCCAATGGCCGCATTCACACCACCTTCAATCAGGTAGGCACCGCGACCGGCCGCCTCTCGTCCACTAACCCCAATCTGCAAAACATCCCCATCCGCACCGCAGTAGGTCGCGAGATTCGAGCCGCCTTCATCGCCGCTCCCGGCAACGTCCTCATGTCGGCGGACTACTCACAGATCGAACTCCGCCTCATGGCACATTTCTCGCAGGACCCTCTTCTACTCGACGCCTACCGCACCGGCAAGGACATCCACACCCTCACCGCCAGCGAAGTCTTCGGCATCGCGCCGGAGAAGATGGACAAAGAGACCCGCAATCGCGCCAAGGCGGTCAACTTCGGCATCGTCTACGGCATCAGCCCCTTCGGCCTCAGCGCCCAACTCGGCATCGACCAGAAGACCGCGAAGCAATACATCGAAACCTACTTCGAGCGCTACGCCGGAGTCCGTCGCTTCATCGACGAGACCCTCGAAACCGTCCGCCGCGACCAGGCCGTCCGCACTCACTTCGGACGCGTCCGCCCCATCCCCGACATCCAGTCCCGCAACCCGAACATGCGAGGCTTCGCCGAGCGCACCGCAGTCAACACACCGCTGCAGGGCACCGCAGCCGACCTCATCAAACTAGCCATGCTCCGCATCGACGAGGCTCTACGCGACCGCAAGCTCAAATCGCAGATGACCCTCCAGGTCCACGACGAACTACTCTTCGACGTAGTCCCCGAAGAGGCCGAAGAGCTACAAAAGCTAGTCAAACATGAGATGGAACACGTAGCCGAATTCACCGTGCCCATCACCGCCGAGGTTGGCATAGGCCAGAACTGGCGCGATATCAAGTAA